In the Diprion similis isolate iyDipSimi1 chromosome 2, iyDipSimi1.1, whole genome shotgun sequence genome, one interval contains:
- the LOC124416250 gene encoding uncharacterized protein LOC124416250 — MVALEEQRFVQRRLRIPKLPRKIGLIARLPNDVDLLEQIILDMMPNPEPRIKFSQIFFGLWRTYQYKIRGEWAIGGINQKHEDSQDEDLEQETSCFRKNTKRIRIVGFGSTVHDRRLDKPYEFAPGENPDHRGSIPDEIGGQCKNLDKLRLEKLGKRMKDFLIEQSNLC, encoded by the exons ATGGTTGCACTAGAGGAACAGCGTTTTGTGCAGAGAAGGCTAAGAATACCGAAACTCCCACGCAAGATCGGATTAATTGCACGGCTTCCAAATGATGTAGATCTTCTTGAACAAATCATCTTAGATATGATGCCAAACCCTGAACCACGGATCAAGTTTAGTCAG ATCTTTTTTGGACTCTGGCGTACTTATCAATATAAGATACGAGGTGAATGGGCTATCGGAGGTATCAACCAAAAACATGAAGATTCTCAAGATGAGGATTTGGAACAAGAGACCTCATGTTTCCGTAAG AATACGAAGAGGATCAGGATTGTGGGATTTGGCAGCACTGTGCATGATCGCCGGTTGGACAAGCCTTATGAGTTTGCACCTGGTGAAAATCCCGATCACAGAGGGTCAATTCCTGATGAAATAGGCGGGcagtgtaaaaatttggataaattAAGACTTGAGAAATtaggaaaaagaatgaaagactTTTTGATTGAACAGAGCAACTTGTGCTAA